The DNA window TATCCATGCTGTCTCGCCTGCATTTTCAACGGCCGCCTTCACGAAATCGGCATTTTCGGGGGAAACGACCAACACCATCCCAATGCCGAGGTTAAACGCCCGCCGCATGTCGTCTTCCGGCACGTTGCCTAATTTTTGAATCAATTCGAAAATCGGTGGTCTGGGCCAGCTCACCCAATCAATCCGTATTTTGAGCCCGGGAGGAATAATGCGGGAAAGATTTCCGATGATTCCCCCGCCTGTAATGTGGGCAATGCCCTTGATTTTACGGTGTTCGATAAGGGAAGAAACACTATTTAGATAGCATTTATGAACAGCAAGCAGCGCTTCGCCGATAGTTTGACTAAGATCCTCGATAAAGGAATCTACCTTCAGGCCGGAATGATCGAAAAGCACCCTTCGGGCAAGGGTGTACCCGTTTGTGTGAAGTCCGCTGGAGGCCAATCCGATAAGAATATCTCCTTTGGCAATCGTTTTTCCGGTGATAATCTTGTCTTCGTCTACGATTCCAACAATGG is part of the Calditrichota bacterium genome and encodes:
- the purM gene encoding phosphoribosylformylglycinamidine cyclo-ligase; translation: SGFVLGCKQTHCALIGGETAEMPDLYQPGEYDVAGTIVGIVDEDKIITGKTIAKGDILIGLASSGLHTNGYTLARRVLFDHSGLKVDSFIEDLSQTIGEALLAVHKCYLNSVSSLIEHRKIKGIAHITGGGIIGNLSRIIPPGLKIRIDWVSWPRPPIFELIQKLGNVPEDDMRRAFNLGIGMVLVVSPENADFVKAAVENAGETAWIMGAID